CTTCAAGGAACTGGGCCTCACCTACCTGCACCTCATGCCGCTGTTCCTGGCGCCGGAACCACACTCAGATGGCGGGTATGCGGTCTCAAGCTATCGTCAGGTCAACCCACAGCTGGGCACCATGGAGCAACTGCGCTCCCTGGCAGCGGAACTGAGGGACAACGGCATCAGCCTGGTGGTGGACTTCATCTTCAACCACACCTCGGACGAGCACGAGTGGGCCCGGAAGGCAGCCGCCGGGGACCCGGACTACAGCGACTACTACTGGATCTTCCCGGACCGGACGCTGCCGGACGCCTTCGAGGCGGACGTGCGGGAGATCTTCCCCGAGAACCATCCCGGGTCCTTCATCCAGATGGCGGACGGCCGGTGGGTCTGGGCCACGTTCCACACCTACCAATGGGACCTGAACTACTCCAATCCCGAGGTCTTCCGGGCCATGGCGGGCGAAATGCTGTTCCTGGCCAACCAGGGGGTGGACATCCTGCGCATGGACGCGGTGGCGTTCATCTGGAAGCAGTTGGGCACCCCCTGCGAGAACCTGCCGCAGGCGCACACACTGCTCCGGGCGTTCAACGCGGTGTGCCGGCTGGCGGCGCCGGCGCTGCTGTTCAAATCCGAGGCCATCGTGCACCCGGACGAGGTAGCGCTCTATATCGACCGCAGGGAATGCCAGCTTTCCTACAACCCGCTGCAGATGGCACTCATCTGGGAATCTCTGGCCACCAGGGATGTCTCGCTCCTGGCCCAGGCACTGCACCGGCGGCACAACATCCCGGACGGCACGGCGTGGGTGAACTACGTCCGCAGCCATGACGATATCGGCTGGACGTTCGCCGACGAGGACGCCGGCGAACTGGGCATCAACGGCCTTGACCACCGCCGCTTCCTGAACTCCTTCTACGTCAACCGTTTCCCGGGCAGCTTTGCCCGCGGCGTCCCGTTCCAGGACAACCCCAAGACCGGCGACTGCAGGATTTCAGGAACGACGGCGTCCCTGTGCGGCATGGAGGTGGACCCGGCTGAGGCGGTGGAACGGATCCTCCTGGCCCATTCGGTGCCGTTCAGCACCGGCGGCGTCCCGCTGCTGTACCTGGGCGACGAGGTGGGGCAGGTCAACGACTATGGGTACGCGTCCGAGCCCGGCCACGAGGAGGACAGCCGCTGGGTGCACCGGCCGCATTTCCCCGCGGAGCAGTACGCCCGCCGCCTGGACCCGGCCACGCCGGAAGGAGCCGTGTACGCCGGGCTGAAGCGGATGATTGAGGTCCGGACCAGCACCCCCGAACTGGCGGGGACCACGCTGATTGATTTCGGCACCAACAACCGCGCAGTGCTCGGCTACCAGCGGCCGGGCTCGACGGAGGACGGTCCCACCATCCTGGCCCTGGCAAACTTCAGCGACTCCGCCCAGACCCTCCCGGCGGAAACGTTCGGCGGATTCTCCCCTGCCGCCGTCGACCTTCTCTCCGAAGCAGCAATGCAGCTGGACGACGGCGTCACCCTCCTCCCCCGGCAATACCTCTGGCTGCGCGTCACGCCGCAGTAACCGGGGGCCTGAGATTGGGACCTGGCACCGGGGCGTGAAACCATACGGATCATGGCCTCCAAGATTGCGTACCAGGGTGAGCCCGGCGCCAACTCCAATATCGCGTGTCAGCAGATGTTCCCGGACATGGAAAGCGTGCCGTGCGCCAGTTTCGAGGATGCCTTTGAGCTGGTGACCAGCGGCGAGGCGGAGCTGGCCATGATCCCCATCGAGAACTCGATCGCCGGCCGGGTGGCGGACATCCACATCCTGCTGCCGCAGTCCAACCTGCAGATCGTGGGCGAGTACTTCCTGCCCATCCATTTCGACCTGCTGGGCATCCCGGGCAGCACCATTGAAGGCGCCACGGAGGTCCACAGCCACATCCACGCGCTGGGCCAGTGCCGGAAGCTGATCCGCGAGCACGGCCTCAAGCCCGTCATCGCCGGCGACACCGCAGGCTCGGCCAGGGAGGTGGCGGAATGGAACGATCCCCGCAAGCTCTCCCTCGCTCCCCCGCTGGCCGCCGACATCTACGGCCTGAAGGTCCTGGCCTCCCGGGTGGAGGACGACCCCTCCAACACCACCCGCTTCGTGGTCCTGGCGCGCGAAAAGGCACTGCCGGCCCGGGACGAACTTCCCGGACCGGCAGTCACCAGCTTTGTGTTCCGCGTGCGCAACGTCCCGTCCGCCCTGTACAAGGCACTGGGCGGCTTCGCCACCAACGGCGTGAACATGACCCGGCTGGAAAGCTACATGGTGGGCAACGAGTTTGCCGCCACCATGTTCATGGCTGACGTCGAAGGCCACCCCGAGGACCTGCCGCTGAAGCTGGCCCTCGAGGAACTGGACTTCTTCACCACCGAGGTGCGGATCCTCGGCGTGTACGCCGCGGCCGACTACCGGCTCGCCGCCGCCACGGCCTGACGCGGTGCCGCGGGGGCGGCCTGACGCGGTGCCGCGGGGGCGGCCTTCAGCAGCGGCGTGAAGAACGCGCCCAGCTCCGCGGTTGCCGTCAGCGGCAGGACATTGGCCACGTACTGGTCCGGGCGGACCACCACCACCACGCCGCTGCGGTCCAGGCCGCGGAGGTCGAAAATGTCCGCCTTGGGATCCGTCGCGTACACCTTCTCGTAGTCGGTCAGCTTGAACGGGCCCACCAGCGGCTTGAAGACGGCGGGAACCGCATTGATGTCGACGGCGGTGTGCGGCTGCTGGTAGATGACCTTCAGGTCGAACCACGCGTCCGGGTCGGCGCCGGCAGGGGTGGCGGCCAGCGGGGACTCCGGCGAGTTCGCGAACCACTCGGCGAGCATGTCCGTTGCCGAGTTGGTGCCCGGCAGGGCGGAGTCGGCGAAGACGTAGATCCGCCAGCGGCCGTCGGCGGTGGCGTGGTGGCCAAGATGGAGGGGGTTGGTGTCCCCCACCCGGACCACGGGTGCGGACTTGAAGCGCTTGCCCACCGGGAACCCGGTGGCCAGGTCCTGGTGGTCGGTGCTGCCAACGATCAGGGACGGCGTGTACTGCGTCATGAAGCCGGCAGGGAATTCGGCGGTCTGCACGTAGAAGTCTTCAAGGTCGGAGGGGTGTTCGAACTCCTC
This region of Arthrobacter sp. DNA4 genomic DNA includes:
- a CDS encoding amylosucrase, which gives rise to MQEFVNEDEEARRHVLAVLAAERSRGLRPDPDFDRRLDGHFPTLRSLFHSLYGDRTDWLEQLSALVVQSAASWQERPQELKALDAEREADPDWFQSNRMLGGVCYVDRYAESLEGVRARIPYFKELGLTYLHLMPLFLAPEPHSDGGYAVSSYRQVNPQLGTMEQLRSLAAELRDNGISLVVDFIFNHTSDEHEWARKAAAGDPDYSDYYWIFPDRTLPDAFEADVREIFPENHPGSFIQMADGRWVWATFHTYQWDLNYSNPEVFRAMAGEMLFLANQGVDILRMDAVAFIWKQLGTPCENLPQAHTLLRAFNAVCRLAAPALLFKSEAIVHPDEVALYIDRRECQLSYNPLQMALIWESLATRDVSLLAQALHRRHNIPDGTAWVNYVRSHDDIGWTFADEDAGELGINGLDHRRFLNSFYVNRFPGSFARGVPFQDNPKTGDCRISGTTASLCGMEVDPAEAVERILLAHSVPFSTGGVPLLYLGDEVGQVNDYGYASEPGHEEDSRWVHRPHFPAEQYARRLDPATPEGAVYAGLKRMIEVRTSTPELAGTTLIDFGTNNRAVLGYQRPGSTEDGPTILALANFSDSAQTLPAETFGGFSPAAVDLLSEAAMQLDDGVTLLPRQYLWLRVTPQ
- a CDS encoding prephenate dehydratase; translation: MASKIAYQGEPGANSNIACQQMFPDMESVPCASFEDAFELVTSGEAELAMIPIENSIAGRVADIHILLPQSNLQIVGEYFLPIHFDLLGIPGSTIEGATEVHSHIHALGQCRKLIREHGLKPVIAGDTAGSAREVAEWNDPRKLSLAPPLAADIYGLKVLASRVEDDPSNTTRFVVLAREKALPARDELPGPAVTSFVFRVRNVPSALYKALGGFATNGVNMTRLESYMVGNEFAATMFMADVEGHPEDLPLKLALEELDFFTTEVRILGVYAAADYRLAAATA